The following are from one region of the Channa argus isolate prfri chromosome 6, Channa argus male v1.0, whole genome shotgun sequence genome:
- the tirap gene encoding toll/interleukin-1 receptor domain-containing adapter protein: MHGWFQKLLKSRVSLSTQPEKEDKETSVSTSSVFTSSFCSSLSSSSSSSSSSPLPQTTLSKPKQPQSALSSPERWNKKYDLLVCHSDADSDIEEAKRLASFLESSPHRLRCFLWYRDVCPGGAVPSEISAAVEDSHLQALLITPNFLKDDWCMYMMLQALAEGPMSNRLIPLVKNLQHSQYPQELRFYFYINLSSNTDHGYSQIHKTVLQYLKDLAKKAKTKDGSNSLEVL, translated from the exons ATGCATG GTTGGTTCCAAAAGCTCTTGAAATCAAGAGTATCTTTATCAACACAACCAGAAAAAGAGGATAAAGAAACAAGTGTATCAACATCATCTGTATTTACATCATCATTTTGttcttcattatcatcatcatcatcatcatcatcatcatcaccattgCCACAGACAACGCTTTCTAAACCAAAACAGCCCCAGTCTGCCTTAAGCTCACCAGAGAGATGgaataaaaaatatgacttGCTTGTGTGCCATAGTGATGCCGATAGCGACATTGAAGAGGCTAAACGCCTGGCCTCTTTCCTGGAGTCTTCACCTCATCGTCTTAGATGCTTTCTGTGGTATAGGGATGTCTGTCCTGGAGGTGCAGTGCCTTCAGAAATTTCTGCCGCTGTGGAGGACAGTCACTTACAGGCTCTGCTTATCACTCCTAACTTTTTAAAGGATGATTGGTGCATGTATATGATGCTTCAAGCTCTGGCTGAAGGACCTATGTCTAATCGACTGATACCATTGGTTAAGAACCTGCAACACTCTCAGTACCCTCAGGAACTGAGGTTCTACTTCTACATTAACCTGAGCAGTAACACTGACCATGGTTATAGTCAAATCCACAAGACTGTTCTTCAGT ACTTGAAAGACCTGGCTAAAAAAGCAAAGACCAAAGATGGAAGTAATTCACTGGAAGTACTTTAG